ACCCTCAGTTTTGAGCATGAATATAAAATTTCCATTCTTATTTTTTCTTCTTATGTTTCCGGATCTTATGCATGATTCCTCTTAAGATGTTCATAGATGGAGTCGCCGCCATATAGGTTAAATACTCGCTTCCGAAGTGCTCCGTGAGGGCCTTTTCTTCCTTCCTGTTTCTCAGGATTATCGTGATGAGAGATGCCAGGAAAAGGAAGATGGACAGCAGGCTGGTGGAAATTAGAGACATCCCGCCCACTTCCATCAAATAGGATAGATGTAGAGGATGTCTCACCAGCGAGTAAAGGCCCTCTGTCACGAGTTTCTGATCCACACGGATCTCTACGAAGGAGCTGTAGTATCTTCCAAGCTGTTTTAGCCCCCCAACTCTCAGAAGAATCCCTGAAAGAAGTATCAGATACCCAAGAGTGAAAAAGAGATCTGCTTCACCATGAAGCCACAGGTGCTTCAGGGCAAGGATTAGGGAAAGTATGTAGCAAATGTAGAGGGAGACGGTTCCCGCTCCTGCGACCACTCTTCCTCTTATCTTCCCGGCCGTGAGGAAAAACTGCATGACATTCCTGAAAACAATTGCGATAATAAACAGGATTAGTGGCATAGTTAACGTATTAGATCGTTGCAGCCTACACCATGCTATAGATCAGGGTCGCATCTACTGCTTGAAATCAAAACCATTCAATACATTGCAAAAGCGATGGAAAGAGTCGCCAGCTTTTCGAGCGAGTCAATGCTGACGTTGTCTGGTGTATCTCCAGGAGTGTGTATGGAAAGTATGGCCCTGCTTAGCTTCCCGCTCGAAAAGGTTATGGCCTCAAATCCCCTATAGGAAATGGGAAGCGTATCCACCCCGGCTCCTGGTGGAAGATAGCCTTGGTGCAGGTCGATCCCGAGTTCTCCTGCAATGTTCATGAATCGGCCAGACAGCGTCTTTCCGGTCTTCACCGGAGGGATTCCATATCGGTCCATCAGGATGATCCTTCCTGGTGCACCGGCCCCATCGAAGTTGATGAAGGAGGTCGTCCTCCTGTCAAACCTGCTGCCGAATTTCTTGATGAAGTGGAGCGAGCCAATCAGTCCCTCCTCTTCGACAGCCGTTGCCACGAATGTGAACGCAGGCATCCCCTTTCGATGGTTCTCACTTATGACTCTGGCCAGCTCTAAAAGGAGAGCAACGCCGGATGCGTTGTCGATGGCTCCGGGAGATCTGTTCCTGCTGAAATTTAATATTCCAGGAAGGGCAAAAAGGCAGGCGATCGAAAGTGTGTACAGGATGGACTTTTTTCCAGCGAATGGTGCTGCGGAAGCGGCGAGGATGACAAGGGCAGCGGTTACAAAGGATAATAGAAGAAAAACGATGGTTCCCGCTATTCTGAGCATGATTGGTACGATCTGAGATTTGCTGTCGTAATGCGCCATGAAGACGATCTCTCTTTCGGATCCCTTACCAGGGATCCTGGCAATGATGTTTCTTGACTCTTCGGTTCCTCCGTATCCCGAGATGATCTCTGCAATGCAGCTCCATCTCGTGCTGAAGATAAAGATCGGAATGATTGAAGAGGCGATGAGGGTGCTCAGAACGGGAAGGCCGCCAAGAAAAGTAGAAGAGAGCAGCAGCAAAATGACGACGAGCAGTGGGATCAATCTTGGGACCAGGGCAGGCGGCAAAGTGGAAAATGCAAAGTTCTGTACTTCGATGTCAAAGGGGTATCTTCTGAAAAAATTCATGATGTAACGGAAGGCCGCTTCCTCTCCAGGAGAACCTGCTCTGCGGGGAAAAGAGAGGTTCTGGATGTGACGCAGCATTTCTTCTTTTGAACATCTCATAATTAATAAAAAGTCCTGAGAACAGGCTTTTTCTCAAATTTTGTCTATACGTTTACCTTCTATCGATCTTTCTTACTTCGAAGGAGATTTCTTTCCCTTTTACGGTAAAGATCAGAAAGTGATAGAAGCCACCTTTTGCCTCGCCAACATGCAGGGGGGCGCCTCCTCCTCCCGAAATAACGTATTTCACTCCATCCTTTTCCTGGAAGTGATAGAGATGTTCGTGTCCGGAGAAAACGAAGCGAACCCCATGAGATTTGAAAAGCTCATGCAGGAGATTCCGCTCCGAAGGGAACTTGTCCATCGATTTGCCGATATAGCCATCGACTGGAAAAACGGGCCGGTGTACGAAGACGAAAATGTTCCTTCTCATTTTCCCGCTTTCCTTCAACTCGTTCTCCAGCCAATTCCTCTGCTCAGCGGGGATCAAGCATTTATTGTCGGGAAGCTCGCAGTTCAGAATGATGAAGTTGTTGGAGCCAATGGTAACGGAACGGTAGAGATATCCGAACCTCTGCTCAAAGATCTTTGCGGAGGCGGGATCCCAGATGTCGTGATTTCCGGGGGTGACGAACATCTTGCTTCTTAGCC
This genomic window from Acidobacteriota bacterium contains:
- a CDS encoding isoprenylcysteine carboxylmethyltransferase family protein; translated protein: MQFFLTAGKIRGRVVAGAGTVSLYICYILSLILALKHLWLHGEADLFFTLGYLILLSGILLRVGGLKQLGRYYSSFVEIRVDQKLVTEGLYSLVRHPLHLSYLMEVGGMSLISTSLLSIFLFLASLITIILRNRKEEKALTEHFGSEYLTYMAATPSMNILRGIMHKIRKHKKKK
- a CDS encoding metallophosphoesterase, coding for MMLRIRTLNFSTLLLLAFLLSISQPHSQTPFVSLPSPPHFLLANFPSHPIPASPLSFQVVPAKEEMTFAVFGDSRPERDLNQPEIFDKIVEKINEVLPDVIFHTGDIIYGKTEDDANINRQYDDFFKVAKRLRSKMFVTPGNHDIWDPASAKIFEQRFGYLYRSVTIGSNNFIILNCELPDNKCLIPAEQRNWLENELKESGKMRRNIFVFVHRPVFPVDGYIGKSMDKFPSERNLLHELFKSHGVRFVFSGHEHLYHFQEKDGVKYVISGGGGAPLHVGEAKGGFYHFLIFTVKGKEISFEVRKIDRR
- a CDS encoding M28 family peptidase; amino-acid sequence: MLRHIQNLSFPRRAGSPGEEAAFRYIMNFFRRYPFDIEVQNFAFSTLPPALVPRLIPLLVVILLLLSSTFLGGLPVLSTLIASSIIPIFIFSTRWSCIAEIISGYGGTEESRNIIARIPGKGSEREIVFMAHYDSKSQIVPIMLRIAGTIVFLLLSFVTAALVILAASAAPFAGKKSILYTLSIACLFALPGILNFSRNRSPGAIDNASGVALLLELARVISENHRKGMPAFTFVATAVEEEGLIGSLHFIKKFGSRFDRRTTSFINFDGAGAPGRIILMDRYGIPPVKTGKTLSGRFMNIAGELGIDLHQGYLPPGAGVDTLPISYRGFEAITFSSGKLSRAILSIHTPGDTPDNVSIDSLEKLATLSIAFAMY